The Lachnospiraceae bacterium genome has a window encoding:
- a CDS encoding formate--tetrahydrofolate ligase, producing MAFKSDIEIAREAKMKPITEIAAQLGIGEEDLECYGRYKAKLTNGLWKKIEGNPDGKLVLVTAINPTPAGEGKTTTTVGLGQAMGQLGKKAIIALREPSLGPCMGVKGGAAGGGYAQVVPMEDINLHFTGDLHAITTAHNLLSAMIDNHLQQGNALGIDPRTITWKRVVDLNDRALRQVIVGLGGKSQGVPRESGYMITVASEIMAILCLAQDLMDLKERIANILIGYTYDGKAVYARDLKAQGAMAALLKDAINPNLVQTLENTPCIIHGGPFANIAHGCNSLRATKYALKLADLVITEAGFGADLGAEKFLDIKCRMGGLKPDAIVLVATIRALKYNGGVKKEELAKENTAALEKGFVNLEAHIQNLQQYDVPVVVTLNSFITDSPAEIEYVEKHCRELGCSFALSKVWEKGGEGGIELAQELLKTLEEKTSHYHPLYPDEMSLEDKIKTIATKIYGADGVTFGPGTKTTLKKLTELGYGHCPVCIAKTQYSLSDNQKKLGRPTGFKITIRQVTLSAGAGFVVALAGDIMTMPGLPKVPAAENIDVDADGNITGLF from the coding sequence ATGGCATTTAAGTCGGATATCGAGATTGCAAGAGAGGCAAAGATGAAACCGATTACGGAGATTGCTGCTCAGCTGGGAATTGGCGAGGAGGATCTGGAGTGCTATGGCCGTTATAAGGCTAAGCTGACAAATGGACTATGGAAAAAGATTGAAGGCAATCCGGATGGTAAGCTTGTTCTGGTTACAGCAATCAATCCAACACCGGCAGGAGAAGGAAAGACGACGACTACGGTAGGATTGGGGCAAGCCATGGGACAGCTGGGCAAAAAGGCGATTATTGCGTTGCGGGAGCCTTCGTTAGGTCCCTGTATGGGAGTAAAGGGCGGTGCCGCCGGCGGCGGGTATGCTCAGGTTGTTCCGATGGAGGATATCAATCTTCATTTTACAGGAGATTTGCATGCTATTACAACGGCACATAATCTGCTGTCTGCGATGATTGATAATCATTTGCAGCAGGGAAATGCGTTAGGGATTGATCCGCGAACGATTACCTGGAAACGAGTCGTTGACCTAAATGACAGAGCACTGCGGCAGGTCATTGTAGGACTTGGAGGAAAAAGCCAGGGAGTTCCTAGAGAAAGCGGCTATATGATTACGGTTGCCTCTGAAATCATGGCAATTTTATGTCTTGCACAGGATTTGATGGATCTAAAAGAGCGCATAGCCAATATTTTAATCGGATATACTTATGATGGAAAGGCAGTATATGCACGTGATTTAAAGGCCCAGGGGGCCATGGCGGCCTTGCTTAAGGATGCCATCAATCCGAATCTGGTGCAGACCCTTGAAAATACGCCCTGTATTATTCATGGCGGTCCGTTTGCTAATATTGCACATGGCTGCAATAGTCTGCGGGCAACCAAATATGCATTAAAGCTGGCAGATCTAGTCATTACAGAGGCAGGGTTCGGTGCCGATCTGGGAGCAGAAAAGTTTCTGGATATTAAATGCCGCATGGGCGGCTTAAAGCCGGATGCCATTGTTCTTGTGGCAACGATTCGGGCGTTAAAATATAATGGCGGCGTTAAAAAAGAAGAGCTGGCTAAGGAGAATACAGCAGCGCTGGAAAAGGGCTTTGTCAATTTGGAGGCGCATATTCAAAATCTGCAGCAGTATGATGTGCCGGTGGTTGTGACGCTCAACTCTTTTATCACAGATTCGCCGGCAGAAATTGAATATGTTGAGAAGCATTGCCGTGAACTGGGATGCTCCTTTGCCCTTTCCAAAGTGTGGGAAAAGGGTGGAGAAGGCGGCATTGAGCTGGCGCAGGAGCTGCTGAAAACCTTGGAGGAAAAGACATCTCATTATCATCCTCTGTATCCGGATGAGATGAGCCTGGAAGATAAAATTAAGACGATAGCAACTAAGATTTATGGTGCTGACGGCGTAACATTTGGCCCGGGGACAAAAACGACGCTGAAAAAGCTGACGGAGCTTGGCTATGGTCATTGTCCGGTATGTATTGCAAAAACGCAGTATTCTTTATCAGATAATCAAAAGAAGCTGGGGCGTCCGACAGGCTTTAAGATTACGATCCGTCAGGTGACGTTGTCGGCAGGAGCTGGATTTGTAGTGGCACTGGCAGGAGATATCATGACAATGCCCGGACTGCCCAAGGTACCGGCAGCGGAAAATATTGACGTGGATGCAGATGGCAACATCACAGGATTGTTCTAA
- a CDS encoding DNA translocase FtsK, with the protein MAQAKKRKTATGQKRGRRKQAVTSPLRLEIQNWVVFLILLLITLGVYLKSSMGIVGGALNSFFVGLFGFSAYLITVYSLIIAGMNLFGKLTAKLWLKLGAGYGAILLAATLLHIINGQELKAVADMYRGATWLTGGVVGGGIGALFVSVLGKTGSIVVILFLFIIGGIIITERSIVKGMQQAADKTREKGRRVKTYTREQAQKKQQRREEKRIQERLREESGKIWSGYDEDGPQLGIEKATYPGENRQIVIHGLQEEPLKKDGSENPIRKTSPVGRKRPIEDGTVDIPLISHDSYLERKQRIGRRKQEELEEPAEELLEPEILIEEKEGQEDLPLIVEEPEKTEDESALSIAPELSDQAEAPEYQEEMEAFAENISMEKAFSKEEFPTGYQDQDETMQKMGMEEDLHETRASDFKNPPKAPGPSGHYEFPSIELLKEGNAEGAAGSSKEELLKSAKLLEDALLSFGVEAKVIQVNKGPAVTRFELQPKQGVKVSRIVNLTDDIAMNLAASSIRIEAPIPGKSAVGIEVPNKEISMVTLREIIDSDTFRKAPSKLTFSLGKDIDGEVRVADIAKMPHLLIAGATGSGKSVCINSLIVSLIYKADPNEVKLILIDPKVVELSVYNGIPHLLLPVVNDPKKASATLNWAVQEMTKRYKKFADMNVRDIRGYNEAVVELGEEEKKLPQIVIVIDELADLMMVASKEVEASICRIAQMARAAGMHLVIATQRPSVDVITGLIKANIPSRLAFAVSSGVDSRTILDNVGAERLLGKGDMLFSPIGASKPVRIQGTFVSDKEVEEVVQAVRLQSLQYDADLMDTLQREEGTGSSGIEDEIDEYLEEAVKFVVDKQRASISMLQRAFRIGFNRAARLMDALYARGVVGPDEGSKPRKVLMTKEEWENDQY; encoded by the coding sequence GTGGCGCAGGCTAAAAAACGAAAAACAGCGACAGGACAAAAACGAGGCCGCCGAAAGCAGGCTGTGACGAGTCCACTGCGTTTGGAAATACAGAATTGGGTTGTTTTTCTAATCTTGCTGTTGATTACTTTAGGAGTATATTTAAAAAGCAGTATGGGGATCGTAGGGGGTGCGCTCAACTCATTCTTCGTAGGGCTTTTTGGATTTTCAGCCTATCTGATTACGGTTTATTCTTTGATCATTGCAGGAATGAATCTGTTTGGAAAGCTGACTGCGAAATTATGGCTTAAGCTGGGGGCCGGCTATGGCGCGATCCTGTTGGCAGCTACGCTGCTCCATATTATAAACGGACAGGAGCTCAAGGCAGTAGCTGATATGTACCGGGGGGCTACCTGGTTGACTGGCGGAGTCGTCGGCGGCGGAATCGGGGCTCTTTTTGTGAGTGTATTAGGAAAAACGGGTTCTATTGTGGTGATTCTCTTTTTGTTTATTATTGGCGGCATCATCATTACAGAGCGTTCTATTGTAAAGGGGATGCAGCAGGCAGCGGATAAAACAAGAGAAAAGGGACGCAGGGTTAAAACATATACAAGAGAGCAGGCGCAGAAAAAGCAGCAGAGAAGAGAGGAAAAGAGGATTCAGGAAAGACTGAGGGAGGAATCGGGAAAGATTTGGTCTGGATATGACGAAGACGGCCCTCAGCTTGGAATAGAAAAAGCGACATATCCGGGTGAGAACAGACAAATTGTCATTCATGGACTCCAGGAGGAGCCGCTGAAAAAGGATGGATCGGAGAATCCTATTCGCAAAACAAGTCCGGTAGGGAGAAAGAGGCCGATTGAGGATGGAACTGTGGACATTCCGCTGATCAGTCACGATAGCTATCTGGAGCGCAAACAGCGGATCGGCCGCAGGAAGCAGGAGGAATTGGAGGAACCGGCAGAAGAGCTTTTGGAGCCGGAAATTTTAATCGAAGAAAAAGAAGGGCAGGAGGATCTCCCGTTAATCGTAGAGGAGCCGGAGAAGACGGAAGATGAATCGGCGCTGTCCATAGCGCCGGAACTCTCTGATCAAGCCGAAGCGCCGGAATATCAGGAAGAAATGGAGGCATTTGCAGAGAATATCTCCATGGAAAAGGCTTTTTCCAAAGAGGAATTTCCCACAGGCTATCAGGATCAGGATGAAACGATGCAGAAGATGGGAATGGAAGAAGATCTGCATGAGACAAGAGCTTCTGATTTTAAAAATCCGCCTAAAGCTCCAGGGCCAAGCGGACATTATGAATTTCCTTCTATTGAGCTGTTAAAAGAGGGAAACGCAGAGGGAGCAGCGGGTTCATCGAAAGAGGAGCTTTTAAAAAGTGCTAAGCTGCTGGAGGATGCACTGCTGAGCTTTGGCGTAGAGGCTAAAGTCATTCAGGTCAATAAGGGGCCTGCAGTTACGAGGTTTGAGCTGCAGCCGAAGCAGGGGGTCAAGGTGAGCCGCATTGTCAATTTGACTGACGATATTGCAATGAATTTGGCGGCTTCCTCGATTCGCATCGAGGCGCCGATCCCAGGAAAAAGCGCTGTGGGGATCGAAGTCCCGAATAAAGAGATCAGCATGGTTACGCTGCGGGAAATTATTGACAGCGATACGTTTCGCAAAGCGCCCTCCAAGCTTACCTTTTCCTTGGGAAAGGATATTGACGGTGAGGTAAGGGTTGCGGATATTGCGAAGATGCCCCATCTTTTAATTGCAGGTGCTACAGGCTCTGGAAAAAGCGTCTGTATCAATTCTTTAATTGTTAGCTTGATTTATAAGGCAGACCCCAATGAGGTAAAGCTGATTCTGATTGATCCTAAGGTGGTTGAGCTTTCTGTATATAATGGGATTCCTCATTTACTGCTGCCGGTCGTTAATGATCCAAAGAAAGCTTCTGCTACACTCAATTGGGCTGTGCAGGAAATGACAAAACGTTATAAAAAATTTGCTGATATGAATGTCCGCGATATCAGAGGCTATAATGAAGCCGTGGTAGAGCTGGGCGAAGAAGAGAAGAAGCTGCCGCAGATTGTCATTGTGATTGATGAGCTGGCCGATTTGATGATGGTGGCCTCTAAAGAGGTAGAAGCGTCTATCTGCAGGATTGCGCAGATGGCAAGAGCAGCTGGCATGCATCTGGTCATTGCCACACAGAGACCTTCAGTTGATGTCATTACCGGTCTGATTAAAGCGAATATTCCTTCTCGCTTGGCATTTGCTGTCTCTTCAGGAGTGGATTCTCGTACCATTCTCGATAATGTAGGTGCGGAGCGGCTGCTGGGAAAGGGAGATATGCTGTTTTCTCCGATCGGTGCTTCTAAGCCGGTGCGGATTCAGGGAACGTTTGTATCGGATAAGGAGGTGGAGGAGGTCGTGCAGGCGGTACGCCTGCAGAGTCTGCAATATGATGCGGATCTGATGGATACTCTTCAGAGAGAAGAAGGGACGGGATCCAGCGGAATTGAGGATGAGATCGATGAATATCTGGAAGAGGCCGTTAAGTTTGTCGTAGACAAACAAAGAGCCAGTATCAGCATGCTGCAAAGAGCTTTTAGGATTGGCTTTAATCGGGCGGCTCGCCTGATGGATGCGCTATATGCCAGAGGTGTGGTAGGCCCGGATGAGGGCAGTAAGCCTCGTAAGGTATTAATGACAAAAGAAGAATGGGAAAATGATCAATATTAA
- the uppP gene encoding undecaprenyl-diphosphatase UppP yields the protein METIGYLQALIMGLVQGLTEFLPVSSSGHLVLSKFILGAQLDTSALFEILLHVGTLGAVFIVFWKDVWSLIQEGIFLIRDCVLWVIKRKKLTFYPERKMLLLIIIASIPTAILGLLMEKFLEDLFLSSLIAVGFALLVTGTFLLLIRRMPQGHKKLGQMKNRDAVTIGIIQGIATIPGISRSGSTVAAGLFCGLDKEFAFRFSFLMSIPAILGAAVLKLTDVSGADLAANAGPYLIGMVVAALTGYLCVKWLRNLIQKNQFHYFGYYCLLVGMLSIIWGIFR from the coding sequence ATGGAAACAATCGGATATTTGCAAGCACTGATCATGGGCCTGGTACAGGGCTTAACGGAGTTTTTACCGGTAAGCAGTTCAGGCCATTTGGTGTTATCTAAATTTATACTGGGGGCTCAGCTGGATACCTCTGCATTATTTGAGATTTTGCTGCATGTAGGGACTCTGGGAGCTGTATTTATTGTTTTCTGGAAGGATGTATGGAGTTTAATTCAGGAAGGAATTTTTTTAATACGGGATTGCGTCCTATGGGTGATAAAAAGAAAAAAACTGACGTTTTATCCGGAACGAAAAATGCTGCTGCTTATCATCATTGCCTCCATTCCCACAGCAATCTTGGGGCTTTTGATGGAAAAATTCTTAGAGGATCTGTTCCTAAGCTCTCTCATTGCGGTTGGATTTGCCCTATTGGTTACGGGTACCTTTTTGCTTTTAATCCGCAGGATGCCCCAAGGGCATAAAAAATTAGGGCAAATGAAAAATCGGGATGCCGTCACAATCGGCATTATACAGGGAATCGCTACGATACCGGGAATTTCACGTTCCGGTTCCACAGTGGCTGCCGGACTTTTTTGCGGCTTGGATAAGGAATTTGCCTTTCGGTTTTCTTTTTTGATGTCCATTCCTGCAATTCTAGGCGCTGCTGTTTTAAAGCTAACAGATGTATCGGGAGCAGATTTGGCAGCTAATGCAGGTCCTTATTTGATCGGCATGGTCGTAGCCGCCTTAACAGGCTATTTATGCGTAAAATGGCTGCGAAATTTGATTCAAAAGAATCAATTTCATTATTTTGGATATTATTGCTTGCTGGTAGGAATGCTTTCCATTATCTGGGGAATATTTCGGTAA
- a CDS encoding translocation-enhancing protein TepA, translating to MAEQEKMTPEEYQDTLKELGQTQLPFSGEKNPRGNIICMSIIGEVEGHMALPPQNKTTKYEHILPQLAAVRENQDIDGVLLLINTVGGDIEAGLAIAEMIADLGKPSVSLVLGGGHSIGVPLAVSAQYSYIVPSASMTIHPVRTNGLVIGVAQTFEYLERIQDRIIGFVVRNSNMKEERFRQLMLNTEELAKDVGSILMGEEAVREGLIDEVGGLDHAIEKLYSFIAQRRKES from the coding sequence ATGGCAGAACAGGAAAAGATGACACCGGAAGAGTATCAGGATACCCTTAAAGAGCTTGGACAAACACAGCTTCCATTTTCGGGAGAGAAAAATCCGCGCGGTAACATTATTTGCATGAGCATCATCGGAGAAGTAGAAGGGCATATGGCCTTGCCGCCGCAAAATAAAACAACCAAATATGAGCATATTTTGCCACAGCTGGCTGCTGTGAGGGAAAATCAGGACATTGATGGCGTATTGCTTCTGATCAATACAGTTGGAGGCGATATTGAAGCAGGTCTGGCGATTGCGGAGATGATCGCAGATTTAGGAAAGCCGTCTGTATCCTTGGTTTTAGGAGGGGGGCATTCAATTGGGGTGCCGCTGGCCGTATCAGCTCAGTATTCCTATATTGTCCCCTCTGCCTCTATGACAATTCATCCGGTCCGTACCAATGGGCTGGTGATCGGCGTCGCTCAGACCTTTGAATATCTGGAAAGAATACAGGATCGGATTATTGGCTTTGTAGTCCGCAATTCAAATATGAAAGAAGAGAGATTTAGGCAGCTTATGTTAAATACAGAAGAGCTGGCTAAGGATGTAGGGAGTATTTTGATGGGGGAAGAAGCCGTGCGGGAAGGCCTGATTGACGAAGTAGGGGGGCTGGATCATGCGATAGAAAAGCTGTATAGTTTTATTGCACAGAGGCGGAAGGAAAGCTGA
- a CDS encoding polyribonucleotide nucleotidyltransferase, with product MDMVFEMELAGRTLRAEVGKVAEQANGAVWISYGETTLLSTATASDKPRDGIDFFPLSVDYEEKMYSVGKIPGGFLKREGRPSENAVLTARCIDRPMRPLFPKDYRNDVSIVNTVLSVEQDCAPEILAMVGSSIAVSISDIPFAGPVGAVSVGLVDGELVINPTSAQRKVSDLDLTVASTAEKVVMIEAGANEVPEEKMIEAIFFGHEANQKIVAFINEIVAAVGKEKHAYEEQSVPEHVFEALKQVCPPQQMEEVVFTDVKQVREERLAKVTEDFKAYIATLPQEEQEAMLKYVDEAIYQYQKKTVRKMIKVDGKRPDGRQLTEIRPLSAEVDVLPRVHGSGLFKRGQTQVLTVTSLGALSERQILDSLDENIDSKRYIHHYNFPSYSVGETKPSRSPGRREIGHGALAERALVPVLPSEEEFPYAIRTVSEVLSSNGSTSQGSICASTLSLMAAGVPIKAPVAGISCGLVTGDTDDDFILLTDIQGLEDFFGDMDFKVAGTHKGITAIQMDIKVQGLTRPIIEQAIERTRIAREYILDEVMLPVIAAPREHLSEYAPKIYQTKISVAKIGEVVGPKGKTINKIIDETGVKIDIEEDGSVYVLGNDEAMCLQAIKTIETIAKEIQMDEIYNAKVVRLAKFGAFVELLPGKDALLHLSEISYEYVKEVEDVLHEGDEIMVKVIGIDDQGKVKVSRKALLPPPEGGDKNAGHAPRRHDR from the coding sequence ATGGATATGGTATTTGAAATGGAATTAGCCGGCCGCACCTTGCGGGCAGAGGTTGGCAAGGTAGCAGAGCAGGCTAATGGTGCTGTGTGGATTTCTTATGGAGAAACAACGCTTTTATCTACAGCAACGGCATCGGACAAGCCGAGAGACGGGATTGATTTTTTCCCGTTAAGCGTAGACTATGAAGAGAAAATGTATTCTGTGGGCAAAATTCCCGGAGGATTCTTAAAAAGAGAGGGACGTCCAAGTGAGAATGCCGTATTAACGGCGCGCTGCATCGACCGTCCTATGAGACCGCTTTTTCCTAAGGACTATCGTAATGATGTTTCAATTGTTAACACTGTCTTAAGCGTAGAGCAGGATTGTGCTCCTGAAATTTTGGCAATGGTAGGCTCCTCTATTGCCGTATCGATTTCAGATATTCCCTTTGCTGGTCCGGTGGGAGCCGTATCGGTCGGATTAGTGGATGGCGAGCTGGTTATCAATCCTACGTCTGCACAGCGTAAGGTCAGCGATCTGGATTTGACAGTCGCCTCTACCGCTGAAAAGGTGGTTATGATTGAGGCCGGAGCGAATGAGGTTCCGGAGGAGAAGATGATCGAGGCGATTTTCTTTGGCCATGAAGCCAACCAGAAGATTGTTGCCTTTATCAATGAGATTGTAGCAGCTGTAGGTAAGGAAAAGCATGCCTATGAAGAGCAGTCTGTGCCGGAGCATGTTTTTGAAGCTCTTAAGCAGGTTTGCCCGCCTCAGCAGATGGAAGAGGTTGTCTTTACAGATGTGAAGCAGGTTCGTGAAGAGAGACTTGCAAAAGTAACCGAGGATTTTAAGGCCTATATTGCAACGCTTCCGCAGGAAGAGCAGGAAGCTATGCTTAAATATGTGGATGAAGCAATTTATCAATATCAGAAAAAGACGGTTCGGAAAATGATTAAGGTGGACGGAAAGCGCCCCGACGGCCGTCAGCTTACAGAAATCCGTCCGCTTTCTGCAGAAGTTGATGTACTGCCGCGCGTGCATGGAAGCGGCCTCTTCAAGAGAGGACAGACGCAGGTTTTGACGGTTACCAGTCTGGGAGCCTTAAGTGAGCGTCAGATTCTGGATTCTCTGGATGAAAATATTGATTCTAAGCGGTATATTCATCACTATAATTTCCCTTCCTATTCAGTGGGAGAAACAAAGCCCAGCCGGAGCCCGGGACGCAGAGAGATTGGTCATGGCGCATTGGCGGAGCGTGCATTAGTGCCTGTACTTCCTTCAGAAGAGGAATTTCCGTATGCAATTCGTACCGTTTCCGAGGTGTTGAGTTCCAATGGATCTACCTCGCAGGGAAGCATCTGTGCAAGTACTTTGTCACTGATGGCAGCCGGTGTACCGATCAAGGCGCCGGTAGCAGGTATTTCCTGCGGCTTAGTCACAGGCGATACGGATGATGATTTTATTTTACTGACAGATATTCAGGGCTTAGAAGATTTCTTTGGCGATATGGACTTTAAGGTGGCCGGTACTCACAAAGGAATTACGGCCATTCAGATGGATATCAAGGTACAAGGCCTGACACGTCCGATTATCGAGCAGGCGATTGAACGGACCAGAATTGCCAGAGAATATATACTGGATGAAGTGATGCTGCCGGTGATTGCTGCACCAAGAGAACATCTGTCTGAATATGCGCCTAAGATTTATCAGACAAAGATCAGCGTCGCTAAGATCGGAGAGGTTGTTGGACCGAAAGGAAAGACGATCAATAAGATCATTGATGAGACAGGCGTCAAGATTGATATTGAAGAAGACGGAAGCGTATATGTCCTGGGAAATGATGAGGCTATGTGCTTGCAGGCAATCAAAACGATCGAGACGATTGCTAAAGAGATCCAGATGGATGAGATCTATAATGCAAAAGTAGTTCGCTTAGCCAAATTCGGCGCATTTGTAGAGCTTCTTCCCGGAAAAGATGCTTTGCTTCATTTATCTGAAATCAGCTATGAATATGTAAAAGAGGTAGAGGACGTGCTGCATGAAGGAGACGAGATTATGGTCAAGGTCATTGGAATTGATGACCAAGGCAAGGTCAAGGTTTCTCGTAAGGCTTTATTGCCGCCTCCGGAAGGCGGAGATAAGAACGCCGGACATGCGCCCCGCCGTCATGACCGTTAA
- the rpsO gene encoding 30S ribosomal protein S15 — MTKERKQELIQQYGRKEGDTGSPEVQIALLTERINHLTEHLKSHKKDHHSRRGLLMMVGQRRGLLNYLKSKDIEGYRTLIEQLGIRR; from the coding sequence ATGACAAAGGAAAGAAAGCAAGAGCTGATTCAGCAGTACGGCCGCAAAGAGGGAGATACTGGTTCTCCGGAAGTGCAGATTGCACTTTTGACAGAGAGGATCAATCATCTGACCGAGCATTTGAAGTCTCATAAGAAGGATCACCATTCCAGACGTGGCTTGCTGATGATGGTAGGTCAGCGCCGTGGACTGCTTAATTATCTGAAATCAAAGGATATCGAGGGATATCGTACGCTGATCGAACAGCTGGGTATCAGACGATAA
- the dinB gene encoding DNA polymerase IV: protein MSKRVILHMDMDAFYASVEIRDNPQLAGKPLIIGALPNERGVVATCSYEARSFGLHSGMSIKEAYRLCPHGIYMHGNSAKYHAVSQQVHQILMDYTDQIEFVALDEGYLDITGSLSLFGSAEKIGREIKQRILTTTGLTCSIGIGYNKMTAKIASEEKKPDGFFVIPDPQFFQDLIIDRPIRVLPGIGRKTAQHLTHYQLHTVRDLLNWSAEALQKLLGQHGLELYQSARGLDERPVLHLGEGEMKSYGKEVTYQHDMTDLLEMESTLRLLSRTLSIGLMRDKLWCHTVTLKIKYNNLQLHTRSKTLINPIHDAHEIYETARALLRKDALPRPVRLLGISTSSFTAQPVRQLTLEDAAQNEKRDRLNQTLLHLYDKFGKDIIQTGGELESQKLLKERDLD from the coding sequence ATGTCAAAACGAGTGATTTTACACATGGATATGGATGCATTTTATGCTTCCGTAGAAATTAGAGATAATCCGCAGCTGGCAGGAAAGCCGCTGATTATCGGAGCTCTTCCTAATGAACGCGGTGTAGTAGCCACCTGCTCTTATGAGGCCCGCAGCTTTGGCCTGCATTCCGGTATGAGCATTAAAGAGGCCTACCGCCTCTGCCCCCATGGTATTTATATGCACGGCAACTCCGCAAAATATCATGCCGTCAGTCAGCAGGTACATCAAATCCTGATGGACTACACCGACCAAATCGAATTTGTAGCCCTTGATGAGGGATATCTGGATATCACAGGCTCTTTATCTCTTTTCGGCTCTGCCGAAAAAATCGGCCGCGAAATCAAACAACGCATTCTTACCACGACCGGCCTTACCTGTTCTATTGGCATCGGCTATAATAAAATGACGGCTAAAATTGCCAGTGAGGAGAAAAAACCTGATGGCTTTTTTGTGATTCCGGATCCTCAGTTTTTTCAGGATCTGATTATCGACCGCCCGATTCGAGTTTTGCCTGGCATTGGCAGAAAAACGGCGCAGCATCTCACGCATTATCAACTTCATACAGTACGCGACTTATTAAATTGGAGCGCGGAGGCCCTGCAAAAGCTGCTTGGCCAGCATGGTCTAGAGCTGTATCAATCTGCCCGGGGCTTAGATGAGCGTCCGGTTCTCCATTTGGGCGAGGGAGAAATGAAATCCTATGGCAAAGAGGTCACCTATCAGCATGATATGACGGATCTACTTGAAATGGAGAGCACACTGCGGCTTTTATCGCGCACACTTTCTATCGGTCTTATGCGGGATAAATTATGGTGCCATACTGTTACACTGAAAATTAAATATAATAATCTGCAGCTGCATACGCGGTCTAAAACACTGATCAATCCGATTCATGATGCACATGAAATATATGAAACCGCCAGGGCGCTGCTGCGCAAAGACGCGCTGCCGCGCCCTGTCCGCCTGCTGGGAATCAGCACAAGCTCCTTTACCGCGCAGCCTGTACGCCAGCTCACATTGGAGGACGCAGCCCAAAACGAAAAAAGGGACCGCTTGAATCAAACCTTATTGCATCTCTATGACAAATTTGGAAAGGATATCATTCAAACAGGTGGCGAGCTTGAAAGTCAAAAGCTCCTTAAGGAAAGGGATCTTGATTGA
- a CDS encoding YitT family protein, which produces MKTIKQIQEYASITLGTFLCSAAVFFFMMPSHLSMGSVSGLAVLLNQVTGLSVSALSMGLNVILLIIGFATLGKEFGIKTIYTSILFPVFLALWEHGFPQFESITGDAFVDMVVYCFAVSVGQAMLFNRNASSGGLDIIAKILNKYLRVDLGKALAIPGMCVAVSAIFVYDLKTVVLSVLGTYVCGLVLDHFIFGSTMKKRVCIISEKEKEIREFVLHTLHSGATLYHAYGAYDEKKRDELIVIVNKQEYVKLMNFLTEIDPDAFITIYSVSEVLYRPKTKKEP; this is translated from the coding sequence GTGAAAACAATCAAACAAATACAAGAGTATGCATCCATTACGTTGGGGACCTTCCTATGCTCGGCAGCCGTGTTTTTCTTTATGATGCCCAGTCATCTTTCTATGGGAAGCGTATCGGGTCTGGCCGTGCTGCTGAATCAGGTTACAGGTCTTTCTGTTTCGGCACTTAGCATGGGGCTGAATGTGATCCTGCTGATCATTGGATTTGCTACGCTGGGAAAAGAATTTGGCATCAAAACCATTTATACCTCTATCTTATTTCCTGTGTTTTTGGCCCTGTGGGAACATGGCTTTCCTCAGTTTGAATCTATCACAGGGGATGCATTTGTCGATATGGTGGTATATTGTTTTGCAGTCAGCGTGGGACAGGCCATGCTTTTTAACCGAAATGCCTCCTCAGGCGGTCTGGATATTATCGCTAAAATTCTGAACAAATATCTGCGGGTGGATCTGGGAAAGGCATTGGCAATCCCGGGAATGTGCGTCGCTGTTTCAGCAATTTTTGTATATGATCTGAAAACAGTTGTGCTGAGCGTGCTGGGGACCTATGTCTGCGGATTGGTTCTGGATCATTTTATCTTTGGCTCGACAATGAAAAAGAGGGTATGCATCATCTCCGAAAAGGAAAAGGAGATTCGGGAATTTGTGCTTCATACGCTGCATAGCGGAGCTACGCTGTACCATGCCTATGGCGCCTATGATGAAAAGAAACGGGATGAGCTGATTGTGATTGTCAATAAGCAGGAATATGTCAAACTGATGAATTTTTTAACGGAGATAGATCCGGATGCTTTTATTACGATTTATTCTGTAAGCGAGGTGCTCTACAGGCCTAAGACAAAAAAAGAACCTTGA